A window of Mucilaginibacter paludis DSM 18603 contains these coding sequences:
- a CDS encoding SusD/RagB family nutrient-binding outer membrane lipoprotein, translating into MNKYINKYKILASFGLIALASCTKNFADLNTNPNAVTTATPQYFFTKAEYDGVANMLNLLLGTMQYTTSYNDVSGFGSKYVASQVNTSSSSFSSAYPGALNELATVITAVQSDPAQVNLLAAARIWRVYCYSRLTDVYGDIPYSQATQGYTSGQYTPAYDAQKAIYANMLTELDQAASSLDASKTTFDKADLMYGGNTVQWKKFAYSLMLRLGMRLTKVDITTAQTWVTKAIAGGVITADADIAKVSYLASGQVINQNPLAYTLYNSDYIAADGNKNQEGGKYQDVFINYLKQTKDPRLGVVSIVYSGGVPDTTFAKQQGMPATLSSKPANFSTLSEPNPKTVLLLNSPRLIFTASESYFLLAEAALRGWYTASTASALYTNGVSAALRQWSVISLGSSDGTLSSAQISTYVNRNTLAAGTFDQQMQQIYTQFWVSIFPDAQEAFASYRRTGYPSLTPNNYPGNATGGQFPRRFLYPVSEQNLNAVSYAAAVARQGPDNLLTRVYWDKQ; encoded by the coding sequence ATGAACAAGTACATCAACAAATATAAAATACTCGCATCTTTTGGTCTGATCGCTTTGGCCTCATGTACCAAAAACTTTGCCGATCTTAATACCAATCCCAACGCGGTAACCACCGCTACACCTCAATACTTTTTTACCAAAGCCGAGTACGATGGTGTGGCTAACATGCTTAACCTGCTGCTGGGAACCATGCAATATACCACCAGCTACAACGATGTTTCGGGCTTTGGCTCCAAATACGTTGCCAGTCAGGTCAATACATCGTCGTCGTCGTTCTCCAGCGCCTATCCCGGTGCATTGAACGAATTGGCAACCGTTATTACCGCCGTGCAAAGCGATCCTGCCCAGGTTAACTTATTAGCTGCAGCGCGGATATGGCGCGTATATTGCTATAGCCGATTGACCGATGTATATGGTGATATTCCCTATTCTCAAGCTACACAAGGCTACACCAGCGGACAATATACACCTGCATACGACGCTCAAAAAGCAATTTATGCCAATATGCTGACCGAGCTTGACCAAGCCGCAAGCAGTCTTGACGCATCAAAAACTACATTTGATAAAGCAGATTTGATGTACGGAGGCAATACCGTTCAATGGAAGAAGTTTGCTTACTCTTTAATGTTGAGGTTAGGCATGCGCTTAACCAAAGTTGATATCACCACGGCACAAACATGGGTAACTAAAGCTATCGCCGGCGGCGTGATCACCGCTGATGCTGATATTGCAAAAGTTAGTTACCTGGCTTCGGGGCAAGTAATCAACCAAAATCCTTTAGCTTATACTTTATACAATAGTGATTATATTGCAGCCGATGGTAACAAAAACCAAGAAGGAGGCAAGTATCAGGATGTATTTATCAATTACCTTAAACAAACTAAGGATCCTCGTTTAGGTGTTGTATCTATCGTTTACTCTGGCGGAGTGCCCGATACCACTTTTGCCAAGCAGCAGGGTATGCCTGCAACATTGAGCTCAAAACCTGCAAATTTTAGCACTTTAAGCGAGCCCAATCCTAAAACTGTATTGCTTTTAAATTCTCCCCGGTTAATCTTTACCGCTTCTGAGAGCTATTTTTTGCTTGCCGAAGCTGCTTTAAGAGGCTGGTACACGGCATCAACAGCAAGTGCATTGTACACCAACGGAGTAAGCGCGGCTTTAAGGCAATGGTCTGTTATCAGTTTAGGTTCAAGCGATGGTACATTGTCATCAGCGCAGATCAGCACTTATGTTAACCGTAATACCCTTGCCGCAGGCACGTTTGATCAGCAAATGCAACAAATCTATACCCAGTTTTGGGTAAGCATTTTCCCCGATGCACAGGAAGCATTTGCCAGCTACAGGCGTACCGGTTACCCCTCATTAACTCCCAATAATTATCCAGGCAATGCAACCGGCGGCCAGTTTCCGCGCAGGTTTTTATATCCCGTTTCCGAGCAAAATTTAAATGCCGTATCCTATGCCGCAGCAGTAGCAAGGCAAGGGCCCGATAACTTGCTTACGCGGGTATATTGGGATAAACAATAA
- a CDS encoding FecR family protein: MDTNKYSNFTFKDFLEDDDFLNWVIGPSAESDLFWNGFLEQFSEKKDDIVRARDVIRLYREQDTFYNQDRQAEVWKRIESSVGTNVQAKTFRLPQVLRIAAAILLVGLGAFIFWYQKDQNFQTAFGEIKTVVMPDGTTILLNGNSSLTYQRGWGKNSREVWLKGEGFFKVTHLNQDSTHIKAGERFIVHCNNISIEVLGTTFNVNNRHNKIDIGLVTGKIKVTPNAQTNNSTVLTPGDYVEYSAKATALKVKLPHPEKLMGWTKRQFIFNNVKLGDILKTLEDTYGYRIKYGNPAVKDIQIEGEINVTGVKELLETVSTSLHVSVFQSDDQITIN, encoded by the coding sequence ATGGACACCAATAAGTATTCAAATTTCACATTTAAAGATTTTTTAGAGGATGACGACTTTCTAAACTGGGTAATTGGCCCGTCAGCAGAAAGCGATTTGTTTTGGAATGGATTTTTAGAACAATTCTCTGAAAAAAAGGATGACATCGTTAGGGCCCGGGATGTTATTCGCCTTTATCGTGAACAAGACACTTTTTACAACCAGGATCGCCAGGCAGAAGTGTGGAAACGCATTGAAAGCTCGGTAGGTACAAATGTGCAGGCAAAAACTTTCAGGTTACCGCAAGTACTACGTATAGCTGCAGCTATATTACTGGTAGGCCTGGGGGCGTTCATTTTCTGGTATCAGAAGGATCAAAATTTCCAAACCGCTTTTGGCGAAATCAAAACGGTAGTTATGCCGGATGGTACAACCATTTTGCTGAATGGAAATTCAAGCCTTACGTATCAGCGCGGCTGGGGCAAAAACTCCAGGGAGGTTTGGCTTAAAGGGGAAGGTTTTTTTAAAGTTACACACCTAAACCAGGATTCAACCCACATTAAGGCAGGCGAGCGATTTATTGTGCATTGTAACAACATCAGCATTGAAGTATTAGGTACTACTTTCAATGTGAATAACCGGCACAACAAAATCGATATTGGCTTGGTTACAGGGAAAATCAAAGTTACGCCTAACGCGCAAACCAACAACAGCACGGTACTGACGCCGGGCGATTATGTAGAGTATTCTGCCAAAGCTACCGCATTAAAAGTTAAGCTGCCGCATCCCGAAAAGTTAATGGGATGGACAAAAAGACAGTTCATTTTTAACAATGTGAAATTGGGCGATATTCTTAAAACTCTTGAAGATACTTATGGCTACCGGATAAAATATGGTAATCCGGCCGTAAAGGATATTCAGATTGAAGGTGAGATCAATGTTACCGGTGTTAAAGAACTGCTGGAAACGGTATCTACCTCGCTACACGTCAGTGTTTTTCAGAGTGATGATCAAATAACTATTAATTAA
- a CDS encoding PIG-L family deacetylase produces MEQQNLTNVALIVAYPDEETLWAGGTIISNPGWQCDVVCLCKKNDRNRASVFFEALTELGANGFMGNLDDGPEQLPLQDSQLQQMIQQLMPDRKYDLIITHNPDGEYASYHRHQEISRAVINLWAKGLIAAKQLWTFAYQEGESGLSAEPRVDADRYHILEQSVYERKYNIITQTYGFETGSREAQNIPENEAFWHFQNPVKAMQWLVQGGRPRKPIQVPMIDTRAAI; encoded by the coding sequence ATGGAACAACAAAACTTAACGAATGTAGCTCTTATCGTGGCGTATCCGGATGAGGAAACGTTATGGGCCGGAGGTACTATCATCAGCAATCCGGGATGGCAATGTGATGTGGTTTGCCTTTGCAAAAAAAACGATCGTAACAGGGCGTCTGTTTTTTTCGAGGCGTTAACTGAGCTGGGAGCAAATGGATTTATGGGCAATCTGGATGATGGTCCCGAACAATTGCCGCTGCAAGATAGCCAGTTACAACAAATGATACAACAGTTAATGCCGGACAGGAAATATGATTTGATAATTACGCACAACCCCGACGGGGAATACGCCAGTTACCACAGGCACCAGGAGATTAGCAGGGCTGTAATCAATTTATGGGCAAAAGGCCTGATAGCAGCAAAGCAACTCTGGACATTTGCTTATCAAGAAGGGGAGTCAGGCCTATCTGCCGAACCAAGGGTTGATGCTGATCGCTACCATATTCTTGAGCAGTCTGTTTATGAAAGGAAATATAACATCATTACCCAAACCTATGGTTTTGAAACAGGAAGCCGGGAGGCTCAAAACATACCTGAGAATGAAGCTTTCTGGCATTTTCAAAACCCGGTAAAAGCAATGCAATGGTTGGTACAAGGGGGGCGGCCGCGTAAGCCTATCCAAGTACCGATGATCGATACCCGTGCAGCTATTTGA
- a CDS encoding CHAD domain-containing protein gives MIKHHEIDNIVKTRFEKINIGLESIRLHFHEDDIRVFRVKVKKLAACIQLINAARGQQHKAIKIPPRLLKYFEVAGIVRNLQLQKLYVETTLDARQAMRAGAYLNLVSNKILHHMVVASQIMKGVQPFKRAEINLLKLLPDHLSSKSAAQFVRSEIKKLEKLLMPVFPSDDSLHEIRKLLKGLLYVWPHIGDKVAQTSPYGLLSGKENIAAFTEVLGKFHDMDTAIGLLHDCCLNRDTEESEKEILRTLERLWIKEKETIRLQVYQQLQQIISSRQPVQPLIQYAMI, from the coding sequence ATGATAAAGCACCACGAAATAGATAATATTGTTAAAACAAGATTTGAAAAGATCAATATCGGCCTGGAAAGTATCAGATTGCATTTTCATGAAGACGACATCCGGGTGTTCAGGGTTAAAGTGAAAAAACTGGCCGCCTGCATCCAACTGATAAACGCGGCCAGGGGGCAGCAGCATAAGGCCATAAAAATACCGCCAAGGCTATTGAAGTATTTTGAGGTAGCAGGAATAGTAAGAAACCTGCAATTACAAAAGCTTTATGTTGAAACCACGCTGGATGCAAGGCAAGCTATGCGCGCAGGCGCTTATCTTAATTTGGTGTCTAATAAAATCCTGCACCATATGGTGGTGGCCAGCCAGATCATGAAAGGTGTACAGCCTTTTAAAAGGGCAGAAATAAACCTGTTGAAGTTACTGCCAGATCATCTCAGCTCTAAATCGGCAGCGCAGTTTGTACGATCGGAAATTAAGAAATTGGAGAAGCTATTGATGCCGGTTTTTCCTTCTGATGATTCGCTGCACGAGATCAGGAAACTTTTAAAAGGATTATTGTATGTATGGCCACATATTGGCGATAAGGTAGCTCAAACTTCGCCTTACGGCCTGCTATCGGGCAAAGAAAACATAGCTGCATTTACCGAGGTTTTAGGCAAATTTCATGACATGGATACGGCCATAGGCCTGCTGCATGACTGTTGTTTGAATAGAGACACGGAAGAATCTGAAAAGGAAATTTTGAGAACTCTGGAGCGCCTGTGGATCAAAGAAAAAGAAACAATAAGGCTACAGGTATACCAGCAGTTGCAGCAAATCATCAGTTCGCGCCAACCAGTACAACCGCTCATCCAATATGCTATGATCTAA
- a CDS encoding RNA polymerase sigma factor encodes MPPNEDILLLWSLFKQGEWDAYTKLYNQNFKLLNNYGYKFTKDINLIEDAVHDLFIKLWTNRANLGNPISVKNYLYKALRSVIFRKMQNQSRFTPMEDDYPFLFETSFDLVYIANEDERLLQDKIKSVIQTLPHRQQEIIFLRFYEGFSYPEIADIMEINVSSTYKLLYKALNSMQMSLKLSKLVIIWAILSQINKNAKIL; translated from the coding sequence ATGCCCCCTAACGAAGATATATTATTGCTTTGGAGTTTATTTAAACAAGGCGAGTGGGATGCGTATACCAAATTATACAATCAGAATTTTAAGCTTTTAAATAATTACGGTTATAAGTTTACTAAGGACATTAATTTAATAGAAGACGCCGTACACGATCTGTTTATTAAATTATGGACTAACCGCGCCAATTTGGGGAACCCCATTTCGGTGAAAAACTATTTGTATAAAGCCCTCCGGAGTGTCATCTTCCGGAAGATGCAGAATCAATCCCGGTTTACGCCGATGGAGGATGATTACCCTTTTTTATTTGAAACATCTTTCGACCTGGTGTACATCGCCAACGAAGATGAAAGGCTTCTGCAGGATAAAATCAAATCTGTAATTCAAACTTTACCTCATCGCCAACAAGAAATTATATTTTTGCGCTTTTATGAGGGCTTTAGTTATCCAGAGATAGCTGATATTATGGAAATTAACGTAAGTTCCACTTATAAGCTGCTTTATAAGGCGCTAAATAGCATGCAAATGTCACTTAAGCTATCAAAATTGGTAATTATTTGGGCTATTCTCTCCCAAATTAATAAAAACGCAAAAATTTTATAA
- a CDS encoding SusC/RagA family TonB-linked outer membrane protein — translation MRNFNSTSCLRCYTLLFIFLISGFSSNAQLAMASKPFKNNIRYTQSGQSDTDSKKSLKDAIETLKSQYHIQIAFKEGLLNNKFVTSVDSAGSDASVDHKLTRLLNEFDLLFKKIGTKQYVIYQAPADKNVASTNVKGKVVFSEDGTGVPGATITLKEDRQVGTTTDINGNFDLKIPAAYDDKPVTVVVAFIGYAKMEVPVANRANAILVKLAKNDQTLNEVVVTALGISKQKKSLGYAVTEVKGDELTQARENNVANALTGKVAGVNVAGMSTGPGGSSRITIRGNGSLSRDNQPLYVINGMPMDNSVPGSAPTTSGGGSNVDRGDGIAAINPDDIESITVLKGGTAAALYGSRASNGAILITTKKGKAQKGIGVEFNSTATVEKITSLPDFQYEYGQGDGGVKPTTLAAAQSTGRRSWGSKIDGSTDYVGVDGLTHPYVAQKNNLQNYYQTGSTYTNTLALSGGSDAIVYRFSMADLNSKGILPGSTYDRKTGNLSLSGKLSPKLSFEALAQYNLEVAHNRSSAGDATANPNWSPYMIANTADVRWLNPGYDASGNETVWNDANVATNGYFVINKFKEDDRKNRFIGQASISYEFIKDLVLKGTVSQDHYDYNYVSITPTGTLYASTGQYGGIKSDASETNGLVTLSYKKQLKDFGASFLGGVNKRHSENNELDMSGTGYIIPYFYSYNNLSSSTTQALNQHQEVNSIFGSADFSYKTYLYLTVTGRKDWFSTLSPEHNSIFYPSVNGSFILSEVVQLPKFVSMLKLKGAYAQVGGGAPDPYAVKLTYSNVPSSGQPLENVTANTTGTGITGISNANLSPVKSITSEGGIEGQLFGNRLNFDVTYYNRLTQNDIVNATISSTSGYNNVYLNTGEVRNRGIEGLLSGTPVKTSKFSWTTSYNIAYNDNKVLSLTDGVTSQNVATTVGNWGNINNIVGESAFEIVGTRILKDANGNTVFNSATGYPVATGQVPLGKSVAPLTMGYSNEFRYKRFSLNFLLDGKFGNKIFSISEVYETRLGLLKSTLPGRENGLTLTGVDQTGAAYNRVVPVSGLRTYYDNYKNYSELFLHDGSFIKLRQVIFSYSVPVNNIKVFKIQSANISFVARNLAILYKHTDFDPEQSYTNSNFQGFESIGLPRTRSFGLNLSVKF, via the coding sequence ATGAGAAATTTCAACTCAACGAGTTGTTTAAGATGCTATACCTTATTGTTTATATTTTTGATCAGCGGCTTTTCAAGTAATGCGCAATTGGCCATGGCCAGTAAACCGTTTAAAAATAACATAAGGTATACTCAAAGCGGGCAATCGGACACCGATTCAAAAAAATCTCTGAAGGATGCAATCGAAACGCTTAAGTCGCAATACCATATCCAGATCGCTTTTAAAGAAGGCTTGCTTAATAATAAGTTTGTAACCTCCGTGGATTCGGCCGGCAGCGACGCCAGTGTTGATCATAAACTTACACGCCTACTAAACGAATTTGATCTTTTATTTAAAAAGATCGGCACAAAACAATATGTGATTTACCAGGCCCCGGCAGATAAAAACGTAGCCAGTACCAATGTAAAAGGTAAAGTTGTTTTTAGCGAAGATGGCACAGGTGTACCCGGAGCTACAATAACTTTAAAAGAGGATCGCCAGGTTGGTACTACAACTGATATAAACGGTAATTTTGATCTTAAAATACCAGCCGCTTATGATGATAAGCCGGTTACAGTAGTAGTAGCTTTTATTGGTTATGCCAAAATGGAAGTGCCCGTTGCCAATAGGGCCAACGCTATACTGGTTAAGCTCGCAAAAAACGACCAAACATTGAACGAGGTTGTGGTAACTGCATTAGGTATCAGCAAACAAAAAAAATCATTAGGATACGCGGTTACCGAGGTTAAAGGCGATGAGCTTACCCAAGCCCGCGAAAACAACGTGGCCAACGCTTTAACAGGTAAGGTAGCCGGTGTAAACGTTGCCGGTATGTCCACAGGGCCGGGCGGATCGAGCCGCATCACTATCCGGGGTAATGGTTCTTTGTCAAGGGATAATCAACCGCTCTATGTTATCAACGGTATGCCAATGGATAATTCGGTGCCGGGGTCGGCACCAACCACAAGCGGTGGCGGCAGTAACGTTGACCGTGGCGATGGCATAGCGGCTATTAATCCGGATGATATCGAATCGATAACGGTATTAAAGGGCGGTACAGCTGCCGCTTTATACGGTTCAAGGGCGTCTAACGGTGCTATTTTAATTACAACCAAAAAAGGTAAAGCTCAAAAAGGTATCGGTGTTGAATTCAATTCCACCGCAACCGTCGAGAAGATAACTTCCCTTCCGGATTTTCAATATGAATATGGACAGGGCGATGGAGGGGTAAAGCCAACCACGCTTGCAGCGGCCCAATCTACAGGCCGCAGGTCGTGGGGCTCTAAAATAGACGGCTCAACCGATTATGTTGGCGTTGATGGTTTAACCCACCCTTATGTAGCTCAAAAAAACAACCTGCAAAATTATTATCAAACCGGCAGCACTTACACCAATACGCTGGCGTTATCGGGCGGTTCGGATGCGATAGTTTATCGTTTTTCGATGGCCGACCTTAACAGCAAAGGCATTTTGCCTGGTAGTACTTACGACCGTAAAACAGGCAACCTGTCTTTAAGCGGAAAATTAAGCCCGAAGTTAAGTTTTGAGGCATTGGCGCAGTATAATTTGGAGGTGGCGCATAACCGCAGCAGCGCCGGTGATGCTACAGCCAACCCTAACTGGTCGCCGTACATGATTGCCAATACGGCTGATGTACGCTGGTTAAACCCTGGATACGATGCCAGTGGTAACGAAACCGTTTGGAATGATGCCAACGTTGCTACCAACGGTTATTTTGTAATTAATAAATTTAAAGAGGATGACCGCAAAAATAGGTTTATTGGCCAGGCGTCCATCAGCTACGAATTTATAAAGGATCTGGTACTGAAGGGAACGGTTAGCCAGGATCATTATGATTACAACTACGTTAGTATTACACCTACAGGCACCTTGTACGCATCAACGGGCCAATACGGCGGTATCAAATCCGATGCTTCGGAAACCAACGGATTAGTTACCTTATCCTATAAAAAACAACTCAAAGATTTTGGCGCTTCTTTTTTAGGTGGTGTTAATAAAAGGCACTCCGAGAATAACGAGCTGGATATGAGCGGTACCGGTTATATTATTCCTTATTTTTATAGCTATAACAATTTATCGTCATCTACAACTCAGGCTCTCAACCAGCATCAGGAAGTTAATTCAATCTTCGGCTCGGCAGATTTTAGCTACAAAACCTATTTGTATTTAACCGTTACCGGCCGTAAAGATTGGTTTTCTACACTGAGCCCCGAGCATAACAGTATTTTTTACCCGAGCGTTAATGGTAGTTTCATTTTATCAGAAGTAGTTCAGCTACCCAAATTTGTCAGTATGCTAAAGCTTAAAGGCGCATACGCGCAAGTTGGGGGAGGAGCGCCAGATCCGTATGCTGTAAAGTTAACCTACAGTAACGTACCAAGTTCGGGCCAGCCTTTAGAAAACGTAACCGCTAACACAACAGGCACAGGCATTACCGGTATTAGCAATGCTAATCTTTCTCCAGTTAAATCCATTACTTCAGAAGGGGGGATAGAAGGCCAGTTATTTGGTAACCGCCTCAATTTTGATGTAACCTATTATAACAGGTTAACACAAAATGATATTGTTAATGCAACTATATCATCAACATCCGGTTATAATAATGTGTACTTAAACACAGGCGAGGTGCGTAACCGGGGTATAGAAGGTTTGCTAAGCGGCACGCCTGTGAAAACTTCTAAATTTAGCTGGACAACCAGCTACAACATAGCTTATAATGATAACAAGGTTTTAAGTTTAACCGATGGTGTAACATCACAAAATGTTGCTACAACTGTGGGTAACTGGGGCAACATCAACAATATTGTAGGCGAATCGGCATTCGAGATCGTTGGTACCAGGATACTAAAGGATGCTAATGGCAATACCGTATTTAATTCTGCAACAGGGTATCCCGTAGCAACCGGACAGGTACCGTTGGGCAAAAGCGTTGCGCCTTTAACTATGGGTTACAGCAACGAATTCAGGTACAAAAGGTTCTCGCTGAATTTCCTGTTAGACGGAAAATTCGGAAATAAGATCTTCTCGATATCTGAGGTTTATGAAACCCGTTTAGGTTTGCTTAAATCAACCCTGCCAGGCAGGGAGAATGGTTTAACCCTTACCGGTGTTGATCAAACAGGCGCTGCTTATAACCGTGTTGTTCCGGTAAGCGGTTTACGCACCTATTATGATAATTATAAAAACTATTCTGAATTATTCCTGCACGATGGCAGCTTCATCAAGCTCCGCCAGGTTATTTTTTCTTACAGTGTTCCAGTCAATAATATTAAGGTATTTAAGATTCAATCGGCCAATATATCATTTGTTGCACGTAACCTGGCGATCCTCTACAAGCATACCGATTTTGATCCCGAGCAAAGCTATACCAACAGCAACTTCCAGGGGTTTGAGTCTATCGGTTTGCCACGTACCAGGTCATTTGGTTTAAATCTTTCAGTTAAATTTTAA
- a CDS encoding BON domain-containing protein, with the protein MKNDRDLQKDILDALNWEPLLKGAKITVTANNGLVQLSGTVKNYLDKLRAETVTKSIDGVKAMIEHINVDLGGHDEIPDDAIAKAVLESLQLNWVPVDRITVKVEQGHVTLDGEVAYNFQKEAAKKSVGGVQGVRVFTNNLVLAKQTQDQLEKKTIEHALLRYSATVDQNIRVKADKNTITLNGTVQSFYQKEEAEKVAWNAPGVLMVNNELVIE; encoded by the coding sequence ATGAAAAACGACCGCGATTTACAAAAAGATATCCTGGATGCCCTGAATTGGGAACCCTTATTGAAAGGCGCGAAAATTACTGTAACAGCAAACAATGGTTTGGTACAGTTGTCGGGCACGGTTAAAAACTACCTGGATAAATTACGCGCGGAAACTGTTACAAAGAGTATTGATGGTGTTAAAGCGATGATAGAGCATATCAACGTTGATTTGGGTGGCCACGATGAAATTCCTGATGATGCCATTGCTAAAGCTGTGCTTGAATCTCTGCAATTAAATTGGGTACCTGTTGACCGTATAACGGTTAAGGTAGAGCAAGGCCACGTTACCCTTGATGGTGAAGTGGCCTATAATTTTCAAAAAGAAGCCGCCAAAAAATCAGTAGGTGGCGTACAGGGTGTCAGGGTTTTTACCAACAACCTTGTGTTGGCCAAACAAACGCAAGATCAGCTGGAAAAAAAGACGATTGAACACGCGCTGCTCCGTTATTCTGCTACTGTTGATCAAAACATCAGGGTTAAGGCCGATAAGAATACGATAACACTGAATGGCACGGTGCAGTCATTCTATCAAAAAGAAGAGGCGGAAAAAGTAGCCTGGAATGCGCCGGGTGTTTTGATGGTTAACAACGAACTGGTAATTGAATAG
- a CDS encoding alpha-L-fucosidase: protein MLNKVFAFFLLILCLNKAFAQNDVVNDDEKSSFNLNKPEREQWLKNTGAGLFIHFSVDAQLGVVISHSLVGASDDYVDRFFTELPKTFNPDKFDPYQIAVLAKLAGMKYIVFTTKHHSGFCMWDTKTTDFNITKTPYKKDLLKQFVDATRAVGLDVGLYFSPEDFYFLHANHLPISRTNVVMDAALTKKYADYNRRQCEELMTNYGKIDVLFIDGEPKEVVKQTCWKLQPDLLITRGAIKTPEQTLPGTPITQPWLSPITIGTAWQYQPTNERYKSGSQLINLLVEARSKGGSLLLNVGPKPNGELAEEQDGRLREMAAWYFINHECIDSVKTWVINKENNILFTAKGDAVYAIVTEAAEWKEGERKTFTLHSVKAQSNTVVNVLGQNSKIMEYKPNADVSCKYKQTASGLEVSVVKAQRIYDDHRWPNAVVIKLDHVLPAITEAVTVETDDAKPAGTGFLLSGRLYDFKNKNVKRARFAYRAYRGRVETLYADQWKYTDWVNVSPEGRFNTTIKTASGSFEYKAVAEQSKVDVEGDTKLLN from the coding sequence ATGTTGAATAAAGTATTTGCATTTTTTTTATTGATACTTTGCCTTAACAAAGCGTTTGCACAAAACGATGTTGTTAACGATGATGAAAAAAGTAGTTTTAATCTGAATAAGCCCGAGCGCGAACAATGGCTCAAAAATACAGGGGCCGGTTTATTTATCCATTTTAGTGTTGATGCACAATTAGGCGTCGTGATCAGCCACTCGTTGGTAGGCGCGTCTGACGATTATGTAGATCGCTTTTTTACAGAATTGCCTAAAACCTTTAATCCCGATAAATTTGATCCTTACCAGATAGCTGTATTGGCTAAACTTGCCGGGATGAAGTATATTGTATTCACCACAAAACACCACTCTGGTTTTTGTATGTGGGATACCAAAACAACCGATTTTAATATCACCAAAACACCGTATAAAAAAGATTTGCTTAAGCAGTTTGTTGATGCCACCCGTGCAGTTGGGTTGGATGTAGGGCTATATTTTTCTCCGGAGGATTTTTATTTTTTACATGCTAACCACCTCCCAATTAGCCGCACCAATGTAGTTATGGATGCCGCGCTCACCAAAAAATATGCCGATTATAACCGTCGCCAGTGCGAAGAGCTGATGACCAATTACGGCAAAATTGATGTTTTATTTATCGATGGCGAGCCTAAAGAAGTTGTTAAACAAACTTGCTGGAAACTGCAGCCCGATCTGCTAATCACCCGTGGTGCAATCAAAACGCCCGAGCAAACTTTGCCCGGTACCCCAATTACGCAACCATGGTTATCGCCCATTACCATTGGTACCGCATGGCAATACCAACCCACTAACGAACGTTATAAATCGGGCTCGCAGCTCATTAACCTTTTGGTTGAGGCGCGCTCAAAAGGTGGTTCTCTTTTATTAAATGTGGGGCCGAAGCCTAACGGCGAACTTGCCGAAGAACAGGATGGCCGCCTGCGCGAAATGGCGGCATGGTATTTTATTAACCACGAATGTATTGACAGCGTTAAAACGTGGGTGATCAATAAAGAGAACAACATACTTTTTACGGCAAAGGGCGACGCGGTTTACGCCATAGTTACCGAAGCAGCCGAATGGAAGGAAGGTGAACGTAAAACATTTACCCTGCACTCGGTAAAAGCTCAAAGCAATACAGTAGTTAATGTGTTGGGCCAGAATAGTAAAATTATGGAATATAAGCCTAATGCTGATGTGAGCTGCAAGTATAAGCAAACCGCTTCAGGCCTTGAGGTATCGGTGGTGAAGGCGCAACGCATCTATGATGATCATCGGTGGCCAAATGCTGTGGTGATTAAGCTTGATCATGTTTTGCCCGCCATTACTGAGGCTGTTACCGTTGAAACGGACGACGCCAAACCGGCAGGCACCGGTTTTTTATTAAGCGGACGTTTGTATGACTTTAAAAATAAGAATGTTAAACGCGCCAGGTTTGCTTATCGTGCTTACCGCGGCCGGGTGGAAACCTTGTATGCCGACCAATGGAAATACACCGATTGGGTAAACGTTAGCCCAGAAGGACGTTTTAACACTACCATAAAAACTGCATCCGGCTCGTTTGAATACAAGGCCGTAGCCGAACAAAGTAAGGTTGATGTGGAGGGTGATACCAAGCTTTTAAATTAA